The genomic window ATCGTTGTGTCCGGCGATTACAAGCGCCGCCCTGACCCGACCTGCGCGGCCTATGTGCCGGTCCCCTGCGATGTCTTCATCACCGAGGCGACCTTCGGCCTGCCGGTCTTCCATCATCCCGATCCGATGGACGAGACGGCTAAGCTTCTGGCATCGCTCAGGCAATTTCCCGAGCGCACCCATCTCGTCGGCGCCTATGCGCTCGGCAAGGCCCAGCGCGTCATCCGGCTGCTGCGTGACGCCGGTTATGGCGAGCCGATCTATATCCACGGCGCCATGGAGAAGCTCTGCGACTATTACGTCGAACAGGGCATCGATCTCGGCGAGCTACTGCCGGCGACGATCGAAAGCCGCGACAAATCCGCTTTCAAGGGCGCCGTCGTCATCGGCCCGTCATCGGCCTTCGCCGAACGCTGGGCGAGGCGCTTCAACGAGCCGCTGCCGGCCTTCGCCTCCGGCTGGATGATGGTGCGCCAGCGCGCCAAACAGCTTGGCGTCGAACTGCCGCTCGTCATATCAGATCATTGCGACTGGCCGGAACTGACGGAAACCATCCGGGAGCTGCATCCGGCCGAGGTCTGGGTGACCCATGGCCGCGAGGAGGCGCTGGTGCGCTGGTGCCAATTGCAGGGCATCAAGGCGAAGCCATTACATCTGGTGGGCTATGAGGATGAAGGGGATTAAGCATGGAGTTCGTTGCTGAAAACCCCTCCCCAACCCCGCCCCACAAGGGGGAGGGGCTTCTGCGCTGCGCCCATCGCATTTCGCCTCTGACGATCCTGCATGCAGCACCGTTGCTTTCGGGCAAGACGCAGCCGCAGGTTAGCCCCTCCCACCTGTGGGGAGGGGGTTGGGGAGGGGCCTTGCCCCCGAGGCAGGAGGCACCCATGAAAGCCTTCGCCGACCTCCTCGACCGCCTGGTGCTGACCCCCAGCCGCAACGGCAAGCTGAAGCTGCTCACCGATTATTTCAGCGACACGCCGGACCCAGACCGCGGTTATGGCCTTGCCGCCATCGCCGGCACGCTGGAAGTGCGCAACGTCAAGCCCGCCATGCTGCGTGAACTGGTGCTGGAGCGCATGGACGACGTGCTGTTTCGCTATTCCTACGATTATGTCGGCGATCTCGCCGAAACCATCTCGCTCGTCTGGGACAATGAGAGGGATATCGACCGCTCGGCTCTTGCTCAGCCGCGTCTCGGGGAGGTGGTCACCCGCATGAACGCGCTCGGCCGCACCGAGGTGCGCAGCTTCGTGCGCGACCTGCTCGATCGGCTGGATCTGTCCGGCCGCTTCGCCTTCATCAAGCTTGCGACTGGCGCGCTCCGCATCGGCGTTTCCGCCCGTCTCGCCAAGCAGGCGCTCGCCGATCTTGGCGGCAAGGACGTCACCGAGATCGAAACGCTGTGGCATGGCCTGCAGCCGCCTTACGAGACATTGTTCGACTGGCTAGCGGGCGGCGAGAAGCCGGTGCTGGCGACCCCGGCGATCTTCCATTCCGTCATGCTCGCCAATGCGGTCGAGGAGGGGGATCTCGATGGTCTCGATCCGGCCGACTACGCCGCCGAATGGAAATGGGACGGCATCCGTGTCCAGCTCTCGCGTTCCGGCGACAGGCGCAAGATCTATTCCCGCTCCGGCGACGACATTTCGGGCGCTTTTCCCGATGTTCTCGACGCGATCAATTTCTCCGGTGTCGTCGACGGCGAGTTGCTGGTCGGCGGCACCGCGCGCTCCAACAGTCCGACCCGCACCTTCTCCGATCTGCAGCAACGCCTGAACCGCAAAACCGTCACGGCGAAAATGCTTGCAGACTACCCGGCCTTCATCCGCACATACGACCTGCTCTTCGACGCGGAGGAGGATGTTCGCGGCCGCACCTATATCGATCGTCGCAACCGGCTGACTGAGATCATCGACCGCGCCCCCCACGATCGTTTCGATCTCTCGCCCCTCGTTCCTTTCACATCATGGGAGGAACTCGACAATCTGCGCGCCGCCCCGCCCGATCCCGTCATCGAAGGCGTGATGATCAAGCGCCGCGACAGCATCTACCAGGCCGGCCGCATGAAGGGCCCCTGGTTCAAGTGGAAGCGCAATCCTTATAATGTCGACGCGGTGCTGATGTATGCGCAGCGCGGCCATGGCAAGCGCTCCAGCTATTATTCCGATTTCACCTTTGGCGTCTGGGCCGACGACGAGGACGGCGAACAGCTGGTGCCCGTCGGCAAGGCCTATTTCGGCTTTACCGATGCAGAGCTCGAGCTGCTCGACAAGTTCGTGCGCAACAACACCACCGAGCGCTTCGGTCCGGTGCGCGCGGTGCGCGCCGACAAGGATTTCGGCTTCGTCGTCGAAGTGGCCTTCGAGGGCATCAATCGCTCCACGCGGCACAAGTCGGGCGTGGCCATGCGCTTCCCCCGTATCGCCCGCCTTCGTCCCGACAAGCCTTCCTACGAGGCCGACCGCCTGCGCACGCTGATCGCCATGATCGACGCCAAGCCGGAGTGATCCTGCGCAACAATGACGCAGGGCGATATTTTCAACAGGACGTGTATTGGCGGCAAAAGTCTTCCGGTGCAAATTTTCCAGGGCGTGATGCAGAAAGGTGTAAGCGGTTTTCTGATGACATCATGTTCTAACTGGTTAATTTGGATTGGGCCGGGGGAGATGATTTGGGTGCCGCATTATGAGCTCGCATGAACAAAATTCCTTTTTCCGCCAGCGCCGCGCCGTGCTGGCCGGTCTTGCCGGTGCACTCGTCCTGCCGCAAATGGCCGCCGCTTTCGACGTTCCCGACGAGCCGCGCCTTGCCAAGCACGACTATGCCAAGGTGCGCCACCATTTCCGCACGAAGCTGCTGAAAAAGGGGCCGGCGCCGGACAAATACGAACCGCTGAATGCGCCTGCCGACGCCGACAAGATCTTCTATCGTTCCGGCTCTGGCGGCGAGCTGGAGCTTGCGGCCTGGGTTTCGAGATACAAGCGCGAGCGTAGCGCCAAACCCGCCGTGCTCTTCCTGCACGGTGGCAATGCCATGGGTGTCGGCCACTGGCAGCTGATGAAGCCTTATATCGACGCCGGTTACGTCGTGATGATGCCGTCACTGCGCGGCGAAAACGGACAGATGGGCAACTTCTCCGGCTTCTATGACGAGGTCGACGACGTCCTTGCCGCCACCGAGCGTCTGGCGCATTTGCCGGGTGTCGATCCTCAGCGTCTCTTCATTGCCGGCCACAGCATCGGCGGCACACTGACCATGCTGACGGCGATGAGCACCCATAAATTCCGTGCCGCCGCGCCGATTTCGGGTAATCCTGATGCCTTCCGCTTCTTCAACCGCTATCCCGAAGACATCCGCTTCGACGACAGCAACGCGCATGAATTCGAGGTGCGGTCGGCGCTGTGCTACGCCCATAGCTTCAAATGCCCGATCCGTGTCGTCCACGGCACCGAAGAGGCCCATTTCAATGACCGCGCCGATCTGCTTGCTCGCCGCGCCCGCGCCGCCGGCACCCATATCGAGACCGAAACCGTCGCTGGCAATCACACCTCGGCGCTGCCCGCCGAGATCGAACAGAGCATCCGCTTCTTCCACGGGGTGGCAGTCTGAGTTTCGCTGATCCGTAAACCCGCCGCGGCTGGCGGGTTTACCGTGTCCCGATTGAGTTTTGCGTGCGCCAACGCCAGCTTCGCGCCAGCCGCGAATGCCATTCTCCCGGCAATATCGCTGTCTGCCGATCGTTGATGAGGGTGGTTCCATGAATTTTCTGCGCCGGGTCTTCCCGATTGCCGGGCTCGTGATTGCAGTTGCGTCGCTGAGCGGCTGCAACATCCTCATTCCCGATGTCGCCGCCGATCTGCCGGCCCGCTTCGTGCAGGAAACCTCGCCGGTCTTCTATCAGCCGCCCGGCGTTGATCCGCGCCGGGTGCGGCCTATCCCTGACCAGCCGGTGCCGCAGACGCGCGAACTCTACCAGACTCAGTTCCAT from Rhizobium sp. Pop5 includes these protein-coding regions:
- a CDS encoding ligase-associated DNA damage response exonuclease → MRPDALLYPAPEGLYCPEGGFYIDPVRPVEQALVTHGHSDHARPGHVNVLATRQTLDIMRLRYGDGFCASEQAAVFGEELVVNGVKVSFHPAGHVLGSAQIAIEKNGTRIVVSGDYKRRPDPTCAAYVPVPCDVFITEATFGLPVFHHPDPMDETAKLLASLRQFPERTHLVGAYALGKAQRVIRLLRDAGYGEPIYIHGAMEKLCDYYVEQGIDLGELLPATIESRDKSAFKGAVVIGPSSAFAERWARRFNEPLPAFASGWMMVRQRAKQLGVELPLVISDHCDWPELTETIRELHPAEVWVTHGREEALVRWCQLQGIKAKPLHLVGYEDEGD
- a CDS encoding S9 family peptidase, whose amino-acid sequence is MSSHEQNSFFRQRRAVLAGLAGALVLPQMAAAFDVPDEPRLAKHDYAKVRHHFRTKLLKKGPAPDKYEPLNAPADADKIFYRSGSGGELELAAWVSRYKRERSAKPAVLFLHGGNAMGVGHWQLMKPYIDAGYVVMMPSLRGENGQMGNFSGFYDEVDDVLAATERLAHLPGVDPQRLFIAGHSIGGTLTMLTAMSTHKFRAAAPISGNPDAFRFFNRYPEDIRFDDSNAHEFEVRSALCYAHSFKCPIRVVHGTEEAHFNDRADLLARRARAAGTHIETETVAGNHTSALPAEIEQSIRFFHGVAV
- a CDS encoding cisplatin damage response ATP-dependent DNA ligase, translating into MKAFADLLDRLVLTPSRNGKLKLLTDYFSDTPDPDRGYGLAAIAGTLEVRNVKPAMLRELVLERMDDVLFRYSYDYVGDLAETISLVWDNERDIDRSALAQPRLGEVVTRMNALGRTEVRSFVRDLLDRLDLSGRFAFIKLATGALRIGVSARLAKQALADLGGKDVTEIETLWHGLQPPYETLFDWLAGGEKPVLATPAIFHSVMLANAVEEGDLDGLDPADYAAEWKWDGIRVQLSRSGDRRKIYSRSGDDISGAFPDVLDAINFSGVVDGELLVGGTARSNSPTRTFSDLQQRLNRKTVTAKMLADYPAFIRTYDLLFDAEEDVRGRTYIDRRNRLTEIIDRAPHDRFDLSPLVPFTSWEELDNLRAAPPDPVIEGVMIKRRDSIYQAGRMKGPWFKWKRNPYNVDAVLMYAQRGHGKRSSYYSDFTFGVWADDEDGEQLVPVGKAYFGFTDAELELLDKFVRNNTTERFGPVRAVRADKDFGFVVEVAFEGINRSTRHKSGVAMRFPRIARLRPDKPSYEADRLRTLIAMIDAKPE